One Campylobacter concisus DNA segment encodes these proteins:
- a CDS encoding agmatine deiminase family protein, with the protein MQPTILLSALLAKHHTKTAKSLCQIFDKHGVKYEFLETKDIWMRDFMPILLDDWRLVSYDYDPDYLKDEKYSHLRTKIQPSKEHINLVLDGGNFVRFGAKAIMTDKIFRENPLKTKAEIVETIKQKCALNELIIIPKQPYDMLGHSDAMVRWIDEYSVLVNDFSNESKSFNDRLIKALKKSGLDMKFMKYKEGFFTKKRDWGAYLNFIKIKDILIVPIYGIDDDDVALQQIKKFYSSYKVEVINLSEIIELGGALHCITAEKFER; encoded by the coding sequence ATGCAGCCAACCATCCTACTTTCCGCGCTTTTGGCAAAGCACCACACCAAAACAGCCAAAAGCTTGTGTCAGATATTTGACAAACACGGGGTTAAATACGAGTTTTTAGAGACTAAAGACATTTGGATGAGAGACTTTATGCCGATTTTGCTTGATGATTGGCGCCTTGTCTCTTACGACTACGATCCAGACTACCTAAAAGATGAAAAATATAGCCATCTAAGAACAAAGATCCAGCCATCAAAAGAGCATATAAATTTAGTCCTAGACGGCGGAAATTTCGTAAGGTTTGGAGCTAAAGCCATCATGACTGATAAAATTTTTAGAGAAAATCCACTGAAAACAAAAGCTGAGATCGTGGAAACTATAAAGCAAAAATGCGCGCTAAATGAGCTCATCATCATACCAAAGCAGCCTTACGATATGTTAGGGCACAGCGACGCTATGGTGAGGTGGATAGATGAATATAGCGTGCTAGTAAATGACTTTTCAAATGAGAGTAAAAGTTTTAACGATAGACTCATAAAAGCGCTTAAAAAGAGCGGTTTGGATATGAAATTTATGAAGTATAAAGAGGGATTTTTCACTAAAAAAAGAGACTGGGGTGCTTACTTAAATTTTATTAAAATTAAGGATATTTTAATAGTTCCAATATACGGCATAGATGATGACGATGTTGCGCTGCAGCAGATCAAGAAATTTTATAGTAGCTATAAAGTAGAGGTGATAAATTTAAGCGAGATCATAGAGCTTGGCGGTGCGCTACACTGCATAACAGCAGAGAAATTTGAGCGGTAG
- a CDS encoding DUF262 domain-containing protein: MENETNYILSAGDMLSCQKYQIPDYQRPYVWSEDLALGLFSSIKRSFENGVSDEILLGHIILHVEADAINIVDGQQRITTLALILKALGDNNVPFLDNKLNILSHKALKRNFELLKLELADTKDKERLVEYIKEKVKFTFVKTEDLDEAFLYFDTHNTSGRALSETDLLKNHHLMFMDETKSKQLMLHYTKKWNEYSLCGVNTSWFLRENLIFRTLRTALTIRNIKTNAYYPHIVFGYYGADEEWYRINYSIFQEFKNHFDEKIKIYKSNISIVDDVLGGANFFEYVFKYCDILKYIESSFIFFNGDFTGCSYLNHACHVVLLCVADKFGTEALDEISDLVLFNVLIVVCKHDRIDPNNYMLSNLTNRLLQLIDTSSVLETLKIKIEKELKSNVDTVYISPEKLKKLKNKDKYTENYIKSRSFGIIKLKGKEDGSKKK, translated from the coding sequence ATGGAAAATGAAACAAACTATATTTTAAGTGCTGGCGATATGCTAAGTTGTCAAAAATATCAAATTCCAGACTATCAGCGCCCATATGTGTGGAGTGAGGATCTAGCCTTGGGGCTATTTTCAAGCATTAAAAGGTCATTTGAGAATGGAGTCTCTGATGAGATTTTATTAGGACATATTATATTGCATGTAGAAGCAGACGCCATAAATATAGTTGATGGACAACAGCGAATAACTACGCTGGCCCTTATTTTAAAAGCTCTAGGCGATAATAATGTACCTTTTTTAGATAATAAGCTAAATATCTTATCACATAAGGCTTTGAAAAGAAATTTTGAGCTTTTAAAATTAGAATTGGCTGATACAAAAGATAAAGAAAGACTCGTAGAATATATAAAAGAAAAGGTTAAATTTACGTTCGTAAAAACTGAAGACTTAGACGAAGCATTTTTATATTTTGATACGCACAATACTAGCGGCAGAGCCCTTAGCGAAACAGATCTACTCAAAAATCACCACCTAATGTTTATGGACGAGACAAAATCAAAGCAATTAATGCTTCACTACACTAAAAAATGGAATGAGTACTCTTTATGCGGGGTTAATACCTCTTGGTTTTTGAGGGAGAATTTGATATTTCGCACACTACGAACTGCACTAACCATAAGGAATATAAAAACTAATGCATATTATCCACATATAGTATTTGGTTATTATGGAGCAGATGAAGAGTGGTATAGGATAAATTATTCTATTTTTCAAGAATTTAAAAACCATTTCGATGAAAAAATAAAAATTTACAAAAGCAATATATCGATAGTAGATGATGTGCTTGGTGGCGCAAATTTTTTTGAATACGTTTTTAAGTATTGCGATATCTTAAAATATATTGAAAGTAGTTTTATATTTTTTAATGGAGATTTTACAGGATGTAGTTACCTAAATCATGCTTGCCACGTGGTTTTACTGTGTGTAGCTGATAAATTCGGTACTGAAGCATTGGATGAAATTTCAGATTTAGTACTTTTCAATGTCTTAATAGTAGTTTGTAAACATGATAGGATTGATCCGAATAACTACATGCTATCAAATTTGACCAACCGACTCCTGCAGCTCATAGACACATCAAGTGTATTAGAAACTTTAAAAATAAAGATAGAAAAAGAGTTAAAATCTAATGTTGATACAGTATATATCTCGCCTGAAAAATTAAAAAAATTAAAAAATAAGGATAAATATACAGAAAATTATATAAAAAGTCGCTCGTTTGGTATTATAAAATTGAAAGGAAAAGAAGATGGAAGCAAGAAAAAATAA
- a CDS encoding DUF262 domain-containing protein: MEARKNNIGSLKKLKFEIPFYQRAYSWEKQDIEKLINDINARSKHYLGNIVFKKNDDKFIIIDGQQRLTTIYIIFMALREKPFELDYEIDSGDGEKLKNFDINEYRYINQQILEAINFVKNNKTLCEISFKEKLNSAIFTMTIIPENIKATEYFELVNTKSIQLENHQVLKARFLSNIKDNYVGIARKWDMISNMDEKYKDQVKNNNKYTQCGELETINVLLNKIYKEEQRAQTKTNSDAKSLVKFPVFLLLALKVFVAKKELKIDIIINKDKLLGEFDKVFKEQANIYSEFIKFLEDMRNKFDGFVYRDDDMKDKKLLNLQRMFYYTSEYDKPEFIAALLAFLDKSSLGEYNEENAKKVTKFLEQLDNELVKSALRNNGSRKIVETINNVIEKIYKNENIETQMLEKIDSSFLDNGTAIPHYWFYRLEYLLWQDFEDLNVCGICANNIKTVFPKFNRDEYLIKSQDTVEHMWATNLQENNKALDDFGNLALIRKDFNSSLSDYNFGEKLKRIKENPNSSIKMLIFYTLQQGYNIERIKDLGIKMKQILFQGIYNGTI; encoded by the coding sequence ATGGAAGCAAGAAAAAATAATATCGGCAGTTTAAAAAAGCTAAAATTTGAAATACCTTTTTACCAAAGGGCATATTCTTGGGAAAAACAAGATATTGAAAAGTTAATAAATGACATAAATGCTAGAAGCAAACACTATCTTGGCAATATCGTATTTAAAAAAAATGATGATAAATTTATAATTATAGATGGACAGCAGAGGCTAACTACAATTTATATTATTTTTATGGCTCTAAGAGAAAAACCGTTTGAGCTAGATTATGAAATAGACAGTGGTGACGGCGAAAAACTAAAAAACTTTGATATCAACGAATATAGATATATTAACCAGCAAATTTTAGAGGCTATTAATTTTGTAAAAAATAATAAGACTTTATGTGAAATTTCTTTTAAAGAAAAACTAAATTCAGCTATTTTTACAATGACTATTATCCCAGAAAATATCAAAGCTACTGAGTATTTTGAACTAGTTAATACAAAAAGCATCCAGCTTGAAAATCATCAAGTTTTAAAGGCTAGATTTTTAAGTAATATCAAAGACAACTATGTAGGCATAGCAAGAAAATGGGATATGATCTCAAATATGGATGAAAAGTATAAGGATCAAGTAAAAAACAACAATAAATATACACAATGCGGGGAGCTAGAAACTATAAATGTGCTTTTAAATAAAATCTACAAAGAAGAGCAAAGAGCACAAACTAAAACAAATTCTGATGCAAAGAGCTTGGTAAAATTCCCGGTATTTTTACTTCTAGCTTTAAAGGTCTTTGTTGCTAAAAAAGAACTCAAAATAGACATTATCATAAACAAAGATAAACTTTTAGGTGAATTTGATAAGGTTTTTAAAGAACAAGCCAATATATACTCTGAATTTATTAAGTTCCTAGAAGATATGCGTAATAAATTCGATGGATTTGTCTATAGAGATGACGATATGAAAGACAAAAAGCTACTAAATTTACAAAGGATGTTTTACTATACCAGTGAATATGATAAGCCAGAATTTATTGCTGCACTACTAGCCTTTTTAGATAAAAGCTCGCTAGGAGAGTATAATGAGGAAAATGCAAAAAAAGTTACTAAATTTCTTGAGCAATTAGACAACGAACTGGTAAAAAGTGCTCTAAGAAATAACGGATCTCGTAAAATAGTAGAAACAATAAATAACGTTATAGAAAAAATTTATAAAAACGAAAACATAGAAACACAAATGCTTGAAAAAATAGACTCAAGTTTTTTGGATAATGGGACAGCGATACCACACTATTGGTTCTATAGGCTAGAGTATCTACTTTGGCAAGATTTTGAAGATTTAAATGTTTGTGGTATTTGTGCAAACAATATAAAAACGGTATTTCCTAAATTTAATAGAGACGAATACCTAATCAAATCCCAAGACACGGTAGAGCATATGTGGGCAACAAATTTACAAGAAAATAACAAAGCACTAGATGATTTTGGAAATTTGGCCTTAATAAGAAAAGATTTTAATTCTAGTTTAAGCGATTATAATTTTGGAGAGAAGCTAAAAAGGATAAAAGAAAATCCAAACTCAAGTATAAAAATGTTGATATTTTACACACTTCAACAAGGCTATAACATTGAAAGAATAAAAGACCTTGGCATAAAAATGAAACAAATTCTTTTTCAGGGCATATACAATGGCACTATCTAA
- a CDS encoding DUF2779 domain-containing protein encodes MALSKSLYIRGLQCEKSLWLKKKKPEVLQAPDDGAQAVFDTGTSVGELACELFSGGERIEYTGDFGSQMAKTKELMGRGAKVIYEATFCFDGILVMVDILRIGRDGLIINEVKSSTSVKEVYIDDASIQYYVISSLGYKVSVVNIIHIDSSYVRGEKLELEKFFHTEDVTEQVRQKQADIPRILSKFDEILSKDVEPEIDIGVQCSNPYPCDAWEYCWREQRGIPEYSIFDISGLRSKKKFELYKSGIVKFEDIKELDKFNTSQQIQIRSELSKEQVIDKEAIKEFLETLNYPLYHLDFETFQQAVPEFVGLSPYEQIPFQFSIHKDDGKGNLEHFEFLAEVGADPRYELALNLIKFIPQDACVLAYNMSFEKRVIRRLAEIYPQISNELMAIHDNIKDLMTPFASKSYYHPKMQGSYSIKYVLPALVPEFESAYNDLNLIHHGGEAMQAYEAMAYMPAKERDAYKKALLAYCKLDTLAMVKVLEKLREVAK; translated from the coding sequence ATGGCACTATCTAAATCCCTCTACATTCGCGGTCTTCAGTGTGAAAAGAGCTTGTGGCTTAAAAAGAAAAAGCCAGAAGTCTTGCAAGCTCCAGATGATGGCGCGCAGGCTGTGTTTGACACTGGCACATCGGTAGGCGAGCTAGCCTGTGAGCTTTTTAGTGGTGGCGAGAGGATAGAATACACTGGCGACTTTGGCTCGCAAATGGCAAAGACCAAGGAACTTATGGGGCGCGGCGCAAAGGTCATCTACGAGGCCACTTTTTGCTTTGATGGCATCCTTGTTATGGTTGATATCCTTCGTATCGGTAGGGACGGGCTTATCATTAATGAGGTAAAGAGCTCAACCTCGGTAAAAGAGGTCTATATCGATGATGCAAGCATCCAGTACTACGTCATTAGCTCGCTTGGCTACAAGGTGAGTGTCGTAAATATCATCCACATAGATAGCAGCTACGTAAGAGGCGAGAAGCTTGAGCTTGAGAAGTTTTTTCATACCGAAGACGTGACTGAGCAAGTAAGGCAAAAACAAGCAGATATCCCTCGAATTTTAAGTAAATTTGATGAAATTCTTAGCAAAGACGTTGAACCAGAGATTGATATCGGAGTTCAGTGCTCAAACCCATATCCTTGCGATGCTTGGGAGTACTGCTGGCGCGAGCAGCGAGGCATACCAGAGTATAGTATTTTTGATATTAGTGGCTTAAGAAGTAAAAAGAAATTTGAGCTTTATAAAAGTGGCATAGTTAAATTTGAAGACATAAAAGAGCTAGATAAATTTAACACCTCTCAGCAGATCCAAATCCGCTCCGAACTATCCAAGGAGCAGGTCATAGACAAAGAGGCTATCAAAGAATTTCTAGAGACACTTAACTATCCGCTATATCACCTTGACTTTGAGACATTTCAGCAAGCAGTGCCAGAGTTTGTGGGTCTTAGTCCGTATGAGCAGATACCTTTTCAGTTTTCTATTCACAAGGATGATGGCAAGGGAAATTTAGAGCATTTTGAGTTCTTGGCCGAGGTCGGGGCTGATCCTAGATATGAGCTGGCGCTAAATTTGATCAAATTTATCCCGCAAGATGCCTGCGTGCTAGCCTATAATATGAGCTTTGAAAAAAGAGTTATAAGACGTCTTGCTGAAATTTATCCGCAAATCTCAAATGAGCTTATGGCCATCCACGACAACATAAAAGACCTGATGACGCCATTTGCTAGCAAAAGTTACTACCACCCAAAAATGCAAGGTAGCTACTCTATAAAGTACGTCTTGCCAGCACTCGTGCCAGAATTTGAGTCGGCGTATAATGATCTAAATTTGATCCACCATGGTGGCGAGGCGATGCAGGCCTATGAGGCTATGGCGTATATGCCAGCCAAGGAGCGCGATGCCTATAAAAAGGCACTTTTAGCATACTGCAAGCTAGATACTCTGGCGATGGTTAAAGTTTTAGAAAAACTGCGCGAAGTGGCAAAATAG
- a CDS encoding metallophosphoesterase family protein produces MNNLKLFHASDLHFNAGYFDYILAFQDKFEIFCFSGDFLYKDSAHEKEQITLWLKSFKKPVFVCSGNHDTPASWLNSISTIYSDGTIKTINGVKFGCVPYLCDDLLEFAECDILLTHVPPAKTNTSISKNDKDHGDMELTRLIKNNLLKTKIILCGHIHEPKSHIDVLNGVKIYNSASSGAKEPFYQVIEL; encoded by the coding sequence ATGAATAATCTAAAACTTTTTCACGCTAGCGATCTGCACTTTAATGCTGGCTATTTTGACTATATTTTAGCCTTTCAAGACAAATTTGAAATTTTTTGTTTTAGCGGTGATTTTCTATACAAAGATAGCGCGCACGAAAAAGAGCAAATTACATTGTGGCTAAAAAGCTTTAAAAAGCCAGTGTTTGTATGTTCTGGAAATCACGATACGCCAGCATCTTGGTTAAATTCCATAAGTACCATATACTCTGATGGCACAATAAAAACTATCAATGGTGTTAAATTTGGCTGCGTGCCTTACTTGTGTGATGATCTGCTTGAATTTGCAGAGTGTGATATCTTACTGACCCACGTTCCGCCGGCAAAGACAAATACGAGCATCAGTAAAAATGACAAGGATCACGGAGATATGGAGCTTACAAGGCTTATAAAAAATAATCTTTTAAAGACAAAGATCATACTTTGTGGGCATATCCACGAACCAAAATCTCACATAGACGTTTTAAACGGAGTTAAAATTTACAACTCAGCAAGTAGTGGTGCAAAAGAGCCATTTTATCAAGTGATAGAGCTGTAG
- a CDS encoding SIR2 family NAD-dependent protein deacylase, producing the protein MQEKIDRIKKIILEADALIITAGAGMGVDSGLPDFRGDVGFWRAYPLLRDKNLSFEDMANPQWFLDDPKLAWAFYGHRLNLYKNTEPHEGFRLLLDLVKSKNENYFVYTSNVDGHFAKAGFSEEKIYECHGSIHYSQCIHKRDGTIWQTCSDIKVDEEKFIALDMPVCPECGCVSRPNIVMFYDWMVNTRRINEQYRRYEAWLEQNKDSRFVIIELGAGLAVPTIRNFGEKFVKRSKKATLIRINPRDNYISQYFGISLKCGALDGLRQILC; encoded by the coding sequence ATGCAAGAGAAGATAGATAGGATCAAAAAAATCATATTAGAGGCCGATGCTCTCATCATCACAGCAGGTGCTGGCATGGGCGTGGATAGTGGATTGCCTGATTTTAGAGGAGATGTGGGATTTTGGAGGGCATATCCACTTTTAAGGGACAAAAATTTAAGCTTTGAAGATATGGCAAATCCGCAGTGGTTTTTAGATGATCCAAAGCTAGCATGGGCATTTTATGGTCACAGGCTAAATTTATACAAAAACACAGAGCCTCATGAGGGCTTTAGGCTGCTTTTAGATCTTGTAAAAAGCAAAAACGAAAACTACTTCGTCTACACTTCAAACGTCGATGGACACTTTGCTAAGGCTGGCTTTAGCGAAGAGAAAATTTACGAGTGTCACGGCTCTATCCACTACTCTCAATGTATCCACAAGCGTGATGGCACTATATGGCAGACTTGTAGCGACATCAAAGTAGATGAAGAGAAATTTATCGCTTTAGATATGCCAGTTTGCCCAGAGTGTGGCTGTGTGAGCCGCCCAAATATCGTGATGTTTTACGACTGGATGGTAAATACAAGGCGCATAAACGAGCAGTATAGAAGATATGAAGCGTGGCTAGAGCAAAACAAAGATAGCCGCTTTGTGATCATAGAGCTAGGTGCTGGGCTTGCGGTGCCGACTATTAGAAATTTTGGTGAGAAATTTGTAAAACGCTCCAAAAAAGCAACTCTTATCCGCATAAACCCACGAGATAACTACATCTCGCAGTATTTCGGCATAAGTTTAAAATGTGGCGCGCTAGATGGCCTTAGGCAGATATTATGCTAG
- a CDS encoding helix-turn-helix transcriptional regulator has product MKPIITKQENSKFERINFIALKLRERPHTIKELTAILGVTSKTIQRDLYDTLREYGAVKKGHYWSLNDEDASDGLDGDDRVVLNILDNVAKNMGSNFYSKAHVLLEQISQQLNHPILTNINNEKLSEEDLVNFQALEDAIREKAEITCTYNGFEFLVKPLKLALFEGFWYLLLLDSKKGNKFKKFHLKSIKDIKHSGDKFELSGELDERVKAMNSAWANLEAPKIARLLLAPEVAKYFERKPHAKQRITGQDSDGSVEIEIEFTHIMEIKPLIYYYLPFIKVLEPKELANKIRDEVGSYFKEIDI; this is encoded by the coding sequence ATGAAACCCATCATAACCAAACAAGAAAACAGCAAATTTGAACGCATAAATTTTATAGCCCTAAAGCTAAGAGAGAGACCGCACACGATAAAAGAGCTAACAGCTATTCTTGGAGTGACCTCAAAGACCATCCAGCGCGACCTTTACGACACGCTAAGAGAGTATGGTGCCGTCAAAAAGGGGCACTACTGGAGCCTAAACGACGAGGATGCGAGCGACGGACTAGACGGCGATGATAGAGTGGTGCTAAATATCCTTGATAACGTGGCAAAAAACATGGGCTCAAATTTTTATAGTAAGGCTCACGTGCTTTTAGAGCAAATTTCTCAGCAGCTAAACCACCCGATACTTACAAATATAAACAACGAAAAGCTAAGCGAGGAGGATCTTGTAAATTTTCAAGCGCTTGAGGATGCCATAAGAGAAAAAGCGGAGATAACATGCACGTATAACGGCTTTGAGTTTCTTGTAAAACCTCTAAAGCTGGCACTTTTTGAGGGATTTTGGTATCTGCTCTTGCTTGATAGCAAAAAGGGCAATAAATTTAAGAAATTTCACCTAAAGAGCATAAAAGATATAAAGCATAGCGGGGATAAATTTGAACTAAGTGGCGAGCTAGATGAGCGCGTAAAGGCGATGAACTCGGCATGGGCAAATTTAGAAGCCCCAAAAATAGCAAGGCTACTGCTGGCACCAGAAGTGGCAAAATACTTCGAGCGAAAACCGCACGCAAAGCAGCGCATAACTGGTCAAGATAGCGACGGCTCAGTCGAGATCGAGATAGAATTTACCCACATAATGGAGATAAAACCGCTCATATATTATTACCTGCCATTTATCAAGGTGCTTGAGCCAAAAGAGCTAGCTAATAAAATAAGAGATGAAGTAGGAAGTTATTTTAAGGAAATAGATATTTAA
- a CDS encoding DUF262 domain-containing protein, translating into MAGFQQITIADAIREIGSDKYLIPEFQREYVWSGEQVERLFDSIMRGYPISSMLFWKVRSESAEQRKFYSFLRYFREWFHTHNEYKPTKSIGEFSAILDGQQRLTSLYLALCGEYHTHRPYKKWENTDDKFKICEFYFNLTASQEPKDDNVEYEFLWLEKNETGSKTIYTDKFGQKWFKCKDIYPHSNDEVKAMEIQGKFELSNKETRNLALFEKRIFSEDIISFYQEDDQNPEKAVNIFIRINSGGTHLSYSDILFSYAIANWKQKNARNEINELVDFINNSKGFNISKDLVLKAFLYLYHENIKFDIGSFNNGFIENIEQQWDNIKMAFHGVYNLLENFGFNAQTMSSNNAILPVLYYVYHKNLASSIVHSTGQKQTREVIKKYLLRATLFKPFGGSADSVLTATRKVFKKDFDGKVFFDENIDEFPLEGIEKSYKYSNTFDDDFLQDLMLYRKNSPEAFAILSILYPNLDTKNNFHKDHLHPESKYKEYKKLMEKNKKEYYGFSMYDTLPNLQLLDANENMAKNDKSLEEWVESECINKDKSKFLMDHLIPDVDLSLDNFDDFYEKRKKLMINKLRELL; encoded by the coding sequence ATGGCTGGATTTCAACAAATAACAATAGCGGATGCGATACGAGAAATTGGGTCAGATAAATATCTTATTCCTGAATTTCAAAGGGAGTATGTTTGGTCTGGAGAGCAAGTAGAAAGGCTATTTGATTCTATTATGCGAGGTTATCCTATTAGCTCTATGCTTTTTTGGAAAGTTAGAAGCGAAAGTGCAGAACAAAGGAAATTTTACAGCTTTTTAAGATACTTTAGAGAGTGGTTCCATACTCATAACGAATATAAGCCTACTAAGAGCATAGGTGAATTTTCAGCTATACTAGATGGACAACAAAGACTAACTTCGCTATATTTAGCACTTTGTGGCGAATACCATACACATAGGCCGTATAAAAAATGGGAAAATACAGATGATAAATTTAAAATTTGTGAATTCTACTTTAACCTAACTGCAAGTCAAGAGCCTAAAGATGATAACGTAGAATACGAATTTTTATGGCTGGAAAAAAATGAAACTGGCAGTAAAACGATTTATACGGATAAATTTGGACAAAAATGGTTTAAATGTAAGGATATATATCCTCATAGTAATGATGAAGTAAAGGCTATGGAAATACAAGGAAAATTTGAGTTATCTAATAAAGAAACTAGAAATTTAGCGCTTTTTGAAAAAAGAATTTTTTCTGAAGATATCATCAGTTTCTATCAAGAAGATGATCAAAATCCAGAAAAAGCAGTAAACATATTTATTCGTATTAACTCGGGCGGGACACACCTTAGCTATTCTGATATCTTATTTAGCTATGCTATCGCTAACTGGAAACAAAAAAATGCTAGAAATGAGATAAATGAACTTGTTGATTTTATAAATAACTCTAAAGGCTTTAATATCTCGAAGGATTTAGTACTAAAAGCGTTTTTGTATTTATATCACGAAAATATAAAATTTGACATAGGTAGTTTCAATAACGGATTTATAGAAAATATCGAACAGCAATGGGATAACATAAAAATGGCCTTTCATGGCGTTTATAATCTGCTTGAAAATTTTGGGTTTAATGCTCAAACAATGAGTTCAAATAATGCAATTTTACCAGTACTTTATTATGTCTATCATAAAAATTTGGCCAGTTCTATAGTTCACAGTACTGGGCAAAAGCAAACTAGGGAAGTTATAAAAAAATACTTACTAAGGGCTACGCTGTTTAAGCCGTTTGGAGGAAGTGCAGATAGCGTTTTAACCGCAACGAGAAAAGTATTTAAAAAGGATTTTGACGGTAAAGTATTTTTTGACGAAAACATTGATGAATTTCCGCTAGAGGGTATTGAAAAGTCTTATAAATATAGCAATACTTTCGATGATGACTTTTTGCAAGATTTGATGCTATATAGAAAAAATAGTCCAGAGGCCTTTGCCATCTTATCTATCTTATATCCAAATTTAGACACAAAGAATAACTTTCACAAGGACCACTTGCATCCAGAAAGTAAATACAAAGAGTATAAAAAATTGATGGAGAAAAATAAAAAAGAATACTATGGCTTTTCCATGTATGATACTCTCCCTAATTTACAGTTGCTAGATGCAAACGAAAATATGGCTAAAAACGATAAGAGTCTTGAGGAGTGGGTTGAAAGCGAATGTATAAATAAAGACAAGAGTAAATTTTTAATGGATCATTTAATACCTGATGTTGATTTATCTTTAGATAACTTTGATGATTTTTATGAAAAACGTAAAAAGCTAATGATAAACAAATTACGAGAGTTGCTATAG
- a CDS encoding PDDEXK-like family protein — translation MDIEKFESMLKQIKVLNDKLEIKKLRGNNDYNLFLALLDINDEVRLHSRFIYSLLDPNSSHYQKELFLELFIKACRLEDFGLDPQSAKAYKEYENIDIYITDGAKHIILENKINAGDQEAKIKRYIEAIQNKNDGEAEIYVLFLSKQGREPSGYSLSGLKIEDGKILEKNGDEVAKFKAISYDKEIMAWLGLCLDEAGNLANLAAVISQYKNVIEKIYGKYKGVQMDEKKISEIILENYDLVDEIRSKYFDMANANRLNEFMSNVKIELEKRLSQEWCVEIEEADASRYFTPIYIFKRSWDNGYLLAFVLEFDSKNFLYPYIGLAYDTDRINKAYVDSIQVKISSEWNIGTRFARWKWLKKDQFLREIVFYKYSEDELVDELIKMKDELEPLADEIAKLIEA, via the coding sequence ATGGATATAGAAAAATTTGAATCTATGCTAAAGCAAATCAAAGTCCTAAATGACAAGCTAGAGATCAAAAAGCTACGCGGCAATAACGACTATAACTTATTTTTAGCACTTCTTGATATAAACGATGAGGTGCGATTACACTCACGCTTTATCTATTCACTACTTGATCCAAATTCGTCACATTATCAAAAAGAGTTATTTTTAGAGCTTTTTATAAAAGCATGCAGGCTAGAAGATTTTGGGCTAGACCCGCAAAGTGCAAAAGCCTACAAAGAATACGAAAACATAGATATCTATATAACTGACGGCGCGAAGCATATTATTTTAGAAAATAAAATAAATGCCGGCGATCAAGAAGCTAAAATAAAAAGATATATAGAAGCTATCCAAAATAAAAACGACGGCGAAGCTGAAATTTACGTACTATTCTTGTCTAAGCAAGGGCGAGAGCCTAGCGGCTATAGTTTGAGTGGGCTCAAAATCGAAGACGGTAAAATTTTAGAAAAAAACGGTGATGAAGTGGCTAAATTTAAGGCGATTTCATACGACAAAGAGATAATGGCGTGGCTTGGCTTATGTCTTGATGAGGCTGGAAATTTGGCAAATTTAGCCGCCGTGATATCGCAATACAAAAACGTAATTGAAAAAATTTATGGAAAATATAAAGGAGTGCAGATGGATGAGAAAAAAATAAGCGAGATAATACTTGAGAACTATGATCTAGTCGATGAAATAAGAAGTAAATACTTTGATATGGCCAATGCAAATAGACTTAATGAATTTATGTCAAATGTAAAGATTGAACTCGAAAAAAGATTATCACAAGAATGGTGCGTAGAAATAGAAGAGGCTGATGCTAGTAGATATTTTACACCTATATATATTTTTAAAAGAAGTTGGGATAATGGCTATTTATTGGCATTTGTTTTAGAATTTGATAGTAAAAATTTTTTATATCCATATATCGGACTTGCTTATGATACAGATAGAATAAATAAGGCATACGTTGATAGCATACAAGTTAAAATTTCTAGCGAATGGAATATAGGTACAAGATTTGCCAGATGGAAATGGCTAAAAAAAGATCAGTTTTTGAGAGAGATAGTTTTTTATAAATATAGCGAAGATGAGCTAGTGGACGAACTAATAAAGATGAAAGACGAACTAGAGCCACTAGCTGATGAAATCGCTAAATTAATCGAGGCATAA